Proteins co-encoded in one Cataglyphis hispanica isolate Lineage 1 chromosome 4, ULB_Chis1_1.0, whole genome shotgun sequence genomic window:
- the LOC126849115 gene encoding uncharacterized protein LOC126849115 isoform X4, with protein MKNTTFEDFQIDERFKKLEYSLKMAVLKKAHNDNEKVLPVAKNQPSISNTNLDSLDSSCMIPSLQTSMVQSEVLASSNNLRNLLLTKKNYKTNQKIMASSSIKQYNIKQDNHSNDQHIMPPPMRNTVYCTSKKTLGKVPTLSNYETAASNSVDRSAQSFILKNTSSLNSAARCVPTNTSINKEYLQSLAVPMLLTNHLQRVDRIFSKWKVMLNSHYELLIKGTLECGRVAHSKPIIRRYSATCVESKYKNIYSLQGNIVDTTNALPDYIRGKFYNGFPDDWENVYQIWRTYVRQGCQVTFRWPTPITDSDDDLKSELTDLTCMRTTNSKIIPMEINESIEYIKPENPNGKSSKNEEKYHNCPTHSFQRHDENTSFVKPFTSNFEKDIISITQTGNIMSVHNENNKQNIKLDVNPMIDFRGINKLKDFIHEDKLHVMINNLADRNCSPKYIDKIIEMLECLDYIVSYRAKSECTDDSAVFVNCGTSSKPETIPLQSSFSCDDNCMKTNKFKDDIIKQWKNYTHPTDLRYGSIKNDSNSTQLLNPVNIKPKHYNNNDSDESESETYMGVPKISKIERVLYARKAFRKLYNHKVRKKRENPQYNTKEIENKSEYAHAAIPFADDNKSLLSAESDISIPKDEAKMINTRTYSEIINIERSREDSFCSHPWKNNFDVYGANKPAMQTEQPPDAFKAQRVNLNVLAKEQKVLHKIQENAHSQFVADINYATNFDDDIKIISTNTQKRDGNMIASHSNLKQDIVISSENNNNFLEKSPILRESHREFIEQSRSETAMKRSKPNIISSIPVNLKLKIKKADFKPEQLQDLDVNIVEIEENKQCTNIQPLEHVQKKKSVSKMPTEATFANSSYLPMATNNKIYPTMNKDTNPTNLTNSTIEQSKRNKLEDKNNPKVLCAWMPKITYYAKSKFELGLSFEGNLLNEAGYVVHRKFTTDIVLKRLSATLIETVNHEFYKLSGYLKDNKHVIPKELAKQCHNGCPANIKDFCLTWKRLQNCEKMSKKSHDVSMDSLNTSVSSRGRRIVPPLSYWTGERITLKDNNLVYDPGNSQESSLYSVINSSKLNTEKIKKQKVNFTNTSKEEKRLSKWNESPGTNKNQTIVIKKTQSSDKSPMTKAANSRKRSNKSQKFQINKRHIKQDLTFSSINSSEEEQNVSPLKRMRTRPSTKTKAPQYSMTLRKRHEIEASPNTTKLQ; from the exons ATGAAGAAT ACTACATTTGAGGATTTTCAAATAGATGAACGATTCAAGAAATTGGAGTACTCCTTGAAAATGGCTGTGCTGAAAAAAGCGCACAATGACAACGAAAAGGTATTGCCTGTTGCAAAAAACCAACCCAGCATCTCCAATACCAATTTAGATAGTTTAGATTCCAGTTGCATGATTCCATCGTTGCAAACTTCTATGGTTCAGAGCGAAGTTTTAGCCTCcagtaataatttaagaaacttACTCTTGACaaagaagaattataaaacCAACCAAAAAATAATGGCCTCATCCAGTATTAAACAGTATAATATCAAACAGGATAATCATTCAAATGATCAACATATTATGCCACCTCCAATGAGGAATACAGTTTATTGTACTTCCAAAAAAACACTAGGCAAAGTTCCTACATTGTCAAATTATGAAACGGCAGCATCAAATTCTGTTGATAGATCTGCTCAGTCTTTCATATTGAAGAATACTTCATCTTTGAATAGTGCTGCTAGATGTGTACCTACTAATACAAGTATTAACAAAGAATATCTGCAGTCTCTTGCTGTACCAATGTTACTTACCAATCATCTTCAGAGAGTTGacagaatattttcaaaatggaAAGTTATGCTGAATAGTCATTATGAATTACTAATTAAAGGAACATTAGAATg TGGAAGAGTTGCACATAGCAAACCAATTATCAGAAGATATTCTGCAACATGTGTTGagtctaaatataaaaatatatatagcctTCAaggaaatattgttgatacaACAAatg caTTACCGGATTATATTcgtggaaaattttataatggttTTCCTGATGATTGGGAAAATGTTTATCAGATATGGAGAACATATGTTAGACAAGGATGTCAAGTGACATTTCGTTGGCCTACTCCTATTACTGATAGTGACGATGATTTAAAGAGTGAATTAACAGACTTGACTTGTATGCGCACAACAAATAGTAAGATTATTCCTATGGAAATTAATGAAtcgattgaatatattaagcCCGAAAATCCAAACGGCAAATCTTCAAAAAATGaggaaaaatatcataattgtcCCACTCATAGTTTTCAAAGACATGATGAAAACACTTCATTTGTAAAACCTTTTACCtccaattttgaaaaagatataatttcaattacgcAAACAGGAAACATAATGTCAGTGCATAACGAAAATAacaagcaaaatattaaattagatgtAAATCCAATGATTGATTTTagaggaataaataaattaaaagattttattcacGAGGATAAACTACACGTAATGATCAACAATTTGGCAGACAGAAATTGCTCTCCAAagtatatcgataaaattattgaaatgttaGAATGCTTGGACTACATAGTATCTTACAGAGCGAAATCAGAATGTACTGATGACTCGGCGGTTTTCGTAAATTGTGGAACGTCGTCCAAGCCTGAAACGATTCCGCTGCAATCATCGTTCTCGTGCGATGATAATTGTAtgaaaactaataaatttaaggacgatataataaaacaatggaaaaattacacacatcCCACTGACTTGAGATATGgaagtataaaaaatgactCTAATTCTACTCAGTTATTAAACCCAGTGAATATTAAGCCGAAGCACTATAATAACAACGATTCGGATGAATCAGAGAGCGAGACTTATATGGGTGTACCTAAAATATCGAAGATTGAACGAGTCTTATATGCCAGAAAAGCAttcagaaaattatacaatcatAAAGTGAGGAAGAAACGGGAAAATCCACAATACAATACCAAAGAAATTGAGAACAAATCTGAGTATGCTCACGCTGCGATTCCATTCGCTGACGATAATAAGAGTTTACTTTCTGCCGAATCTGATATTAGTATTCCAAAAGATGAagcaaaaatgataaatacgAGAACATatagtgaaataataaatattgaaagatcACGAGAAGATTCTTTTTGTAGTCATCCATggaagaataattttgatgtGTATGGTGCAAACAAACCTGCAATGCAAACTGAACAACCGCCCGATGCTTTTAAAGCACAGAGAGTTAACTTAAATGTTCTTGCAAAGGAACAGaaagttttgcacaaaattcaagaaaatgcACATTCGCAATTTGTTGCAGATATCAATTATGCTACCAATTTTGATGAtgatattaagattataaGCACAAATACGCAGAAAAGAGATGGAAATATGATAGCATCACACTCTAATCTTAAACAAGACATTGTGATTAGtagcgaaaataataataactttctcGAAAAGTCTCCTATCTTGCGAGAATCACATAGAGAATTTATTGAACAATCAAGAAGCGAAACCGCAATGAAGAGATCTAAACCTAACATAATTAGTTCTATACCAGTAAACTTGaagttaaagataaaaaaagcagATTTCAAACCAGAACAATTACAAGATTTGGATGTGAATATTGTAGAAATCGAGGAAAACAAACAATGCACCAATATTCAACCATTGGAACatgttcaaaagaaaaaatccgTATCGAAAATGCCAACAGAAGCAACTTTCGCGAATAGTTCTTATTTGCCAATGGCaaccaataataaaatatacccAACAATGAATAAGGATACAAATCCTACTAATTTGACGAATTCAACAATTGAGCAATCTAAAAGAAATAAGcttgaagataaaaataatcccAAAGTGCTGTGCGCGTGGATGCCGAAAATAACGTATTATGCGAAATCGAAATTTGAATTAGGCTTGAGCTTTGAAGGAAACTTGCTCAA tgaAGCTGGTTATGTTGTGCATAGAAAATTTACGACCGATATTGTGTTGAAGCGATTATCGGCTACTCTGATCGAAACAGTGAATCACGAATTTTACAAGCTTTCCGGATACTTGAAAGATAATAAGCACG TTATTCCTAAGGAACTTGCAAAACAATGTCATAACGGATGTCCTGCAAACATCAAAGATTTTTGTCTAACTTGGAAAAGGTTGCAAAACT GTGAAAAAATGAGTAAGAAATCTCATGATGTATCCATGGACTCATTGAATACATCTGTTAGTTCGAGAGGTCGTAGAATCGTACCTCCTTTATCTTATTGGACAG gtGAACGCATAACTTTAAAAGATAACAATCTAGTTTATGACCCGGGCAATTCACAGGAATCATCATTATATTCAGTaattaattcttcaaaattg aatactgaaaaaataaaaaaacagaaagtAAATTTCACGAACACATCAAAGGAGGAAAAACGGTTGTCCAAATGGAATGAGAGTCCTggtacaaataaaaatcaa acgatcgttattaaaaaaactcaaTCTTCCGACAAGTCACCTATGACTAAAGCTGCGAACAGCAGAAAGAGATCGAATAAATCTCAGAAATTTCAGATTAATAAACGACATATAAAACAAGATTTGACGTTTTCATCGATTAATTCTAGTGAAGAAGAGCAAAACGTATCTCCGTTAAAg cGTATGCGCACTCGGCCAAGTACAAAAACAAAAGCGCCGCAATATTCGATGACATTGAGGAAACGACATGAGATAGAGGCATCCCCGAATACGACCAAACTGCAgtga
- the LOC126849115 gene encoding uncharacterized protein LOC126849115 isoform X8, which translates to MKNTTFEDFQIDERFKKLEYSLKMAVLKKAHNDNEKVLPVAKNQPSISNTNLDSLDSSCMIPSLQTSMVQSEVLASSNNLRNLLLTKKNYKTNQKIMASSSIKQYNIKQDNHSNDQHIMPPPMRNTVYCTSKKTLGKVPTLSNYETAASNSVDRSAQSFILKNTSSLNSAARCVPTNTSINKEYLQSLAVPMLLTNHLQRVDRIFSKWKVMLNSHYELLIKGTLECGRVAHSKPIIRRYSATCVESKYKNIYSLQGNIVDTTNALPDYIRGKFYNGFPDDWENVYQIWRTYVRQGCQVTFRWPTPITDSDDDLKSELTDLTCMRTTNSKIIPMEINESIEYIKPENPNGKSSKNEEKYHNCPTHSFQRHDENTSFVKPFTSNFEKDIISITQTGNIMSVHNENNKQNIKLDVNPMIDFRGINKLKDFIHEDKLHVMINNLADRNCSPKYIDKIIEMLECLDYIVSYRAKSECTDDSAVFVNCGTSSKPETIPLQSSFSCDDNCMKTNKFKDDIIKQWKNYTHPTDLRYGSIKNDSNSTQLLNPVNIKPKHYNNNDSDESESETYMGVPKISKIERVLYARKAFRKLYNHKVRKKRENPQYNTKEIENKSEYAHAAIPFADDNKSLLSAESDISIPKDEAKMINTRTYSEIINIERSREDSFCSHPWKNNFDVYGANKPAMQTEQPPDAFKAQRVNLNVLAKEQKVLHKIQENAHSQFVADINYATNFDDDIKIISTNTQKRDGNMIASHSNLKQDIVISSENNNNFLEKSPILRESHREFIEQSRSETAMKRSKPNIISSIPVNLKLKIKKADFKPEQLQDLDVNIVEIEENKQCTNIQPLEHVQKKKSVSKMPTEATFANSSYLPMATNNKIYPTMNKDTNPTNLTNSTIEQSKRNKLEDKNNPKVLCAWMPKITYYAKSKFELGLSFEGNLLNEAGYVVHRKFTTDIVLKRLSATLIETVNHEFYKLSGYLKDNKHVIPKELAKQCHNGCPANIKDFCLTWKR; encoded by the exons ATGAAGAAT ACTACATTTGAGGATTTTCAAATAGATGAACGATTCAAGAAATTGGAGTACTCCTTGAAAATGGCTGTGCTGAAAAAAGCGCACAATGACAACGAAAAGGTATTGCCTGTTGCAAAAAACCAACCCAGCATCTCCAATACCAATTTAGATAGTTTAGATTCCAGTTGCATGATTCCATCGTTGCAAACTTCTATGGTTCAGAGCGAAGTTTTAGCCTCcagtaataatttaagaaacttACTCTTGACaaagaagaattataaaacCAACCAAAAAATAATGGCCTCATCCAGTATTAAACAGTATAATATCAAACAGGATAATCATTCAAATGATCAACATATTATGCCACCTCCAATGAGGAATACAGTTTATTGTACTTCCAAAAAAACACTAGGCAAAGTTCCTACATTGTCAAATTATGAAACGGCAGCATCAAATTCTGTTGATAGATCTGCTCAGTCTTTCATATTGAAGAATACTTCATCTTTGAATAGTGCTGCTAGATGTGTACCTACTAATACAAGTATTAACAAAGAATATCTGCAGTCTCTTGCTGTACCAATGTTACTTACCAATCATCTTCAGAGAGTTGacagaatattttcaaaatggaAAGTTATGCTGAATAGTCATTATGAATTACTAATTAAAGGAACATTAGAATg TGGAAGAGTTGCACATAGCAAACCAATTATCAGAAGATATTCTGCAACATGTGTTGagtctaaatataaaaatatatatagcctTCAaggaaatattgttgatacaACAAatg caTTACCGGATTATATTcgtggaaaattttataatggttTTCCTGATGATTGGGAAAATGTTTATCAGATATGGAGAACATATGTTAGACAAGGATGTCAAGTGACATTTCGTTGGCCTACTCCTATTACTGATAGTGACGATGATTTAAAGAGTGAATTAACAGACTTGACTTGTATGCGCACAACAAATAGTAAGATTATTCCTATGGAAATTAATGAAtcgattgaatatattaagcCCGAAAATCCAAACGGCAAATCTTCAAAAAATGaggaaaaatatcataattgtcCCACTCATAGTTTTCAAAGACATGATGAAAACACTTCATTTGTAAAACCTTTTACCtccaattttgaaaaagatataatttcaattacgcAAACAGGAAACATAATGTCAGTGCATAACGAAAATAacaagcaaaatattaaattagatgtAAATCCAATGATTGATTTTagaggaataaataaattaaaagattttattcacGAGGATAAACTACACGTAATGATCAACAATTTGGCAGACAGAAATTGCTCTCCAAagtatatcgataaaattattgaaatgttaGAATGCTTGGACTACATAGTATCTTACAGAGCGAAATCAGAATGTACTGATGACTCGGCGGTTTTCGTAAATTGTGGAACGTCGTCCAAGCCTGAAACGATTCCGCTGCAATCATCGTTCTCGTGCGATGATAATTGTAtgaaaactaataaatttaaggacgatataataaaacaatggaaaaattacacacatcCCACTGACTTGAGATATGgaagtataaaaaatgactCTAATTCTACTCAGTTATTAAACCCAGTGAATATTAAGCCGAAGCACTATAATAACAACGATTCGGATGAATCAGAGAGCGAGACTTATATGGGTGTACCTAAAATATCGAAGATTGAACGAGTCTTATATGCCAGAAAAGCAttcagaaaattatacaatcatAAAGTGAGGAAGAAACGGGAAAATCCACAATACAATACCAAAGAAATTGAGAACAAATCTGAGTATGCTCACGCTGCGATTCCATTCGCTGACGATAATAAGAGTTTACTTTCTGCCGAATCTGATATTAGTATTCCAAAAGATGAagcaaaaatgataaatacgAGAACATatagtgaaataataaatattgaaagatcACGAGAAGATTCTTTTTGTAGTCATCCATggaagaataattttgatgtGTATGGTGCAAACAAACCTGCAATGCAAACTGAACAACCGCCCGATGCTTTTAAAGCACAGAGAGTTAACTTAAATGTTCTTGCAAAGGAACAGaaagttttgcacaaaattcaagaaaatgcACATTCGCAATTTGTTGCAGATATCAATTATGCTACCAATTTTGATGAtgatattaagattataaGCACAAATACGCAGAAAAGAGATGGAAATATGATAGCATCACACTCTAATCTTAAACAAGACATTGTGATTAGtagcgaaaataataataactttctcGAAAAGTCTCCTATCTTGCGAGAATCACATAGAGAATTTATTGAACAATCAAGAAGCGAAACCGCAATGAAGAGATCTAAACCTAACATAATTAGTTCTATACCAGTAAACTTGaagttaaagataaaaaaagcagATTTCAAACCAGAACAATTACAAGATTTGGATGTGAATATTGTAGAAATCGAGGAAAACAAACAATGCACCAATATTCAACCATTGGAACatgttcaaaagaaaaaatccgTATCGAAAATGCCAACAGAAGCAACTTTCGCGAATAGTTCTTATTTGCCAATGGCaaccaataataaaatatacccAACAATGAATAAGGATACAAATCCTACTAATTTGACGAATTCAACAATTGAGCAATCTAAAAGAAATAAGcttgaagataaaaataatcccAAAGTGCTGTGCGCGTGGATGCCGAAAATAACGTATTATGCGAAATCGAAATTTGAATTAGGCTTGAGCTTTGAAGGAAACTTGCTCAA tgaAGCTGGTTATGTTGTGCATAGAAAATTTACGACCGATATTGTGTTGAAGCGATTATCGGCTACTCTGATCGAAACAGTGAATCACGAATTTTACAAGCTTTCCGGATACTTGAAAGATAATAAGCACG TTATTCCTAAGGAACTTGCAAAACAATGTCATAACGGATGTCCTGCAAACATCAAAGATTTTTGTCTAACTTGGAAAAG GTGA